One Mycolicibacterium crocinum DNA window includes the following coding sequences:
- a CDS encoding MmpS family transport accessory protein has product MKALRKVWLPIVIILVVLIAAFGVYRLHGVFGKTEITRPGSGLANDTKPFNPKTVVYEIYGPPGTVATINYLDLDAQPQIARDVTLPWSLTLTTTAPAASANIVAQGDSDTIGCRITVNGELKDEKTNTGVNAQTFCLVKSA; this is encoded by the coding sequence CTGAAGGCGCTGCGCAAGGTGTGGCTGCCGATCGTGATCATCCTCGTGGTGCTGATCGCAGCATTCGGCGTGTACCGCCTGCACGGTGTGTTCGGCAAGACCGAGATCACCCGGCCCGGCAGCGGCCTGGCCAACGACACCAAGCCGTTCAACCCCAAGACCGTGGTTTACGAGATCTACGGCCCGCCGGGAACCGTCGCGACCATCAACTATCTCGACTTGGACGCCCAGCCGCAGATCGCGCGGGACGTCACCCTTCCGTGGTCTCTGACCTTGACGACCACCGCGCCGGCAGCCTCGGCCAATATCGTCGCCCAGGGCGACAGCGACACCATCGGCTGCCGGATCACGGTCAACGGTGAACTCAAGGACGAGAAAACCAACACCGGGGTGAACGCCCAGACCTTCTGCCTGGTCAAGTCCGCATGA
- a CDS encoding winged helix-turn-helix transcriptional regulator, producing MTVLQGPLADRDAWSAIGNCPIEKTMAVIGTKSAMLILREAYYGTTRFDDFARRVGITKAATSARLTELVDAGLLTRRPYREPGQRVRDEYVLTDAGTELMPVVWSMFEWGRRHLAGDSRLRLTHLNCGADASVEIRCAQGHLVPPDELGVEIKRKGTAPTAK from the coding sequence GTGACAGTGCTACAGGGCCCCCTGGCCGATCGCGACGCGTGGTCGGCGATCGGCAACTGCCCGATCGAGAAGACCATGGCCGTCATCGGCACCAAGTCGGCGATGCTGATCCTGCGTGAGGCCTACTACGGGACCACCCGGTTCGACGACTTCGCCCGCCGGGTGGGCATTACCAAAGCGGCCACCTCGGCGCGGCTCACCGAACTCGTTGACGCTGGCCTGCTGACCAGGCGGCCCTACCGCGAGCCGGGGCAGCGGGTGCGCGACGAATACGTGCTCACCGACGCCGGCACCGAACTCATGCCGGTGGTGTGGTCGATGTTCGAGTGGGGCCGGCGGCATCTGGCAGGCGACAGCCGGCTGCGATTGACCCATCTGAACTGTGGTGCTGACGCAAGTGTCGAAATCCGGTGTGCACAAGGCCATCTCGTGCCGCCCGACGAGCTCGGGGTGGAGATCAAGAGAAAAGGCACGGCGCCTACCGCGAAGTAG
- a CDS encoding transposase: MWDTGVMLASRRSWWRIAAAIDDQSARPVAPTRSTNKAPRPAPVLKATGPQQIWSWDITDLRSPWRGVAFKAYSIIDIYSRKIVGWRVEERECDDLAKQMFETAITTYGAPSVVHADSGPAMRSAVLKDLLADSAIAQTHNRPRVSNDNPFSESEFRTMKYRPNYPGIFDDLDTARAWVDTYVSWYNTHHRHSGIALFTPDEVHNGSWTQRWHHRDQALQAYYDAHPERFRARPHVTSPDPVVGINLPAENDPNRLHAA; encoded by the coding sequence ATGTGGGATACCGGTGTGATGCTGGCCTCGCGGCGCTCCTGGTGGCGCATCGCCGCAGCGATCGATGACCAGAGTGCACGCCCGGTTGCCCCGACCCGTTCGACGAACAAAGCACCCCGGCCGGCGCCGGTCCTCAAAGCGACCGGCCCGCAACAGATCTGGAGTTGGGACATCACCGACCTACGTAGTCCGTGGCGGGGTGTGGCGTTCAAGGCGTACTCAATTATCGACATCTACTCCCGCAAGATCGTGGGCTGGCGCGTCGAGGAACGCGAGTGCGACGACTTGGCCAAGCAGATGTTCGAAACGGCGATCACCACTTACGGAGCACCGTCGGTGGTGCACGCCGATTCCGGGCCGGCGATGCGTTCGGCCGTGCTCAAAGACCTCCTGGCCGACTCCGCAATCGCCCAAACCCATAACCGGCCCCGGGTCAGCAACGACAACCCGTTCTCCGAATCGGAGTTCCGCACCATGAAGTACCGGCCCAACTACCCCGGGATCTTCGACGACCTCGACACCGCTCGCGCCTGGGTGGACACCTACGTGTCCTGGTACAACACCCACCACCGCCACAGCGGCATCGCCCTGTTCACTCCCGACGAAGTCCACAACGGATCCTGGACCCAGCGATGGCATCACCGCGACCAAGCTCTACAGGCCTACTACGACGCACACCCCGAACGGTTCCGAGCACGCCCACACGTCACAAGCCCCGACCCCGTCGTCGGCATCAACCTCCCTGCCGAAAACGACCCCAACCGACTCCACGCAGCTTGA
- a CDS encoding DUF389 domain-containing protein: MLHLRVIAPDDLRDKVVEALRRHPGVTHLVVHRGAALDPPGDEISADIARESANDVIDDLKALDLRRRGAITLDLVDTVVSNAAYRAEKEADGDSGDAIVWEELSARTREESTLNVTFLLFLCLACMIAAVGVVTDSPVTVVGAMVVGPEFGPLAALAVALVRRRLVLARRASIALVVGFPVAMAATAAFVLGGEAVGWIKLGSTRQLTDVDFIFQVGPLSFVVALLAGAAGMLSLVSAKSAALVGVFISVTTVPAAGFAVVAASVGEWDVALESAAQLVVNLVGITLAGVLVLAVRRRHETQASD, from the coding sequence GTGCTGCATCTGCGGGTGATCGCGCCGGACGACCTTCGCGACAAGGTGGTCGAGGCTCTTCGACGGCACCCCGGGGTGACGCATCTCGTGGTACATCGGGGCGCCGCGCTGGACCCGCCGGGTGACGAGATCTCCGCCGACATCGCGCGGGAGAGCGCCAACGACGTCATCGACGACCTGAAGGCGCTGGATTTGCGCCGCCGCGGGGCGATCACCCTCGACCTGGTCGACACCGTGGTGTCCAACGCGGCCTACCGCGCCGAGAAGGAAGCCGACGGCGACTCGGGTGATGCGATCGTGTGGGAGGAATTGTCCGCCCGCACCCGCGAGGAGTCGACGCTCAACGTCACGTTCCTGCTGTTCCTGTGCCTGGCATGCATGATCGCAGCCGTCGGCGTGGTGACCGACTCGCCGGTGACGGTGGTCGGCGCCATGGTCGTCGGTCCGGAGTTCGGCCCGCTGGCGGCACTGGCGGTCGCGCTGGTCCGCAGGCGGCTGGTCCTGGCCCGCCGCGCGTCGATCGCGCTCGTGGTCGGGTTCCCGGTCGCGATGGCCGCCACCGCTGCGTTCGTCCTCGGTGGGGAGGCGGTGGGCTGGATCAAGCTGGGCAGCACCCGTCAGCTCACCGACGTCGACTTCATCTTTCAGGTCGGCCCGCTGTCGTTCGTCGTGGCGCTTCTCGCGGGTGCGGCGGGCATGCTGTCGCTGGTGTCGGCCAAGTCCGCCGCACTCGTCGGGGTGTTCATCTCGGTGACCACGGTGCCCGCGGCGGGCTTCGCGGTGGTCGCCGCATCGGTCGGAGAGTGGGACGTCGCGCTGGAGTCCGCGGCGCAGTTGGTGGTCAACCTGGTGGGCATCACCCTGGCCGGAGTGCTGGTGCTGGCGGTGCGGCGCCGACACGAGACCCAGGCGTCCGACTGA
- a CDS encoding DUF302 domain-containing protein has translation MATETRFDGVRVRYDSAKSYDELVAALLADIGEQPVPINDISAAPGEWHSYEHAVEKYVGPSGFMLFAVLDHGVWISKTGIERKVLRVILGNPLIAITMIRHDVTAGLFAPVELLILDEGNGSSLTYVKPSSLMVVEPNPPLLEAAEALDTKLAALAAKVV, from the coding sequence GTGGCCACCGAGACCCGGTTCGACGGGGTCCGAGTGCGCTACGACAGTGCCAAGAGTTACGACGAACTGGTTGCCGCGCTGCTCGCCGATATCGGCGAGCAGCCGGTGCCAATCAACGACATCTCCGCCGCCCCCGGCGAGTGGCATTCGTACGAGCACGCCGTCGAGAAGTACGTCGGCCCAAGCGGATTCATGTTGTTCGCGGTGCTCGACCACGGCGTGTGGATCAGCAAGACCGGCATCGAGCGCAAGGTGTTGCGGGTGATCCTCGGCAACCCGTTGATCGCGATCACGATGATTCGCCACGACGTCACCGCGGGCCTGTTCGCGCCGGTCGAGCTGTTGATCCTCGACGAGGGAAACGGCAGCAGCCTGACCTACGTCAAACCGTCGTCGTTGATGGTCGTCGAGCCGAACCCGCCGCTGCTCGAGGCCGCCGAGGCGCTCGACACGAAGCTGGCGGCGCTGGCCGCCAAGGTCGTCTGA
- a CDS encoding pyridoxamine 5'-phosphate oxidase family protein, giving the protein MAAETLSPQDLSLLARPLYGFFSTAAGASPPQPRPVWFEVTSNGHIQLFTGSDTPKVHQLRRDPRASLVVAAPVGERERWVSVAGPTTLASDGAWELVERLAARYWDLDDPIRAQDLAQMRDEAWLRVIIEPETVRRYAM; this is encoded by the coding sequence ATGGCCGCCGAAACGTTGAGCCCGCAAGACCTTTCGTTGCTCGCTCGTCCGCTCTACGGATTCTTCTCGACCGCCGCCGGCGCATCGCCGCCACAGCCTCGCCCAGTGTGGTTCGAGGTGACCAGCAACGGTCACATCCAGCTCTTCACGGGGTCCGACACCCCGAAGGTGCATCAGCTCCGCCGCGATCCACGCGCATCTCTGGTCGTGGCCGCGCCGGTCGGCGAGCGTGAACGCTGGGTGTCGGTGGCCGGCCCGACAACCCTGGCCTCCGACGGAGCCTGGGAACTCGTCGAGCGCTTGGCGGCGCGCTACTGGGATCTCGACGATCCGATCCGGGCACAGGATCTGGCCCAGATGCGCGACGAGGCCTGGCTGCGGGTCATCATCGAACCGGAGACCGTCCGCCGCTACGCGATGTGA
- a CDS encoding nitroreductase family deazaflavin-dependent oxidoreductase, producing the protein MTDTPDFASLNEFNKNIVEEFRANAGVVGGPFEGRPLLLLHTTGAKSGQPRLAPLAYFTVDGKLIIIGSKAGADTNPDWVHNLRANPRAHIEIGTDAYDVTVRELPLDERNELYPKVVAEAPGFGEYQSKTSRVIPLFELTRA; encoded by the coding sequence ATGACAGACACGCCTGACTTCGCGTCGCTGAACGAGTTCAACAAGAACATCGTCGAGGAATTCCGGGCCAACGCCGGGGTTGTCGGCGGCCCGTTCGAGGGACGTCCGCTGCTACTCCTGCACACCACCGGCGCGAAGTCCGGCCAGCCGCGACTGGCGCCGCTGGCCTACTTCACTGTCGACGGCAAGCTGATCATCATCGGGTCTAAGGCCGGCGCCGACACCAACCCCGACTGGGTGCACAACTTGCGGGCCAACCCGCGGGCGCATATCGAGATCGGCACCGACGCCTACGACGTGACCGTTCGAGAGCTTCCGCTCGACGAACGCAACGAGCTCTACCCCAAGGTGGTCGCGGAAGCGCCCGGGTTCGGCGAATATCAGTCCAAGACCAGCCGGGTCATCCCACTGTTCGAGCTGACCCGCGCCTGA
- a CDS encoding RND family transporter: MTILNTDEKPQAEPGKRPHIAQWVRWLAVPIILGWLALTVVTNVVVPQIEVVGQQQSVPMTAMDAPSSVAMSTIGATFQEFKSNTSVMIVLESDQPLGDSAHQYYNEIVKKLEADKKHVEHIQDFWSDPLTAAGSQSADGKAAYVQAYLAGNMGEGLANESVEAVKQIVESVPPPPGIKAYVAGSSALINDTHIAGDRSLKIITGLTFGVITVMLLFVYRSIVTVLIALLMVFLELAAARGVVAFLGYHHLIGLSTFAVNLLVMVAIAAGTDYVIFLFGRYQEARSKGADKQAAYYDMYHGTGHVIVGSGMTIAGALFCLHFTRSPMFQSMGVPLFVGMVVVVAAAMTLGPAVVTAASRFGFLEPKAASRERFWRRIGTAVVRWPGPILVATTFICLIGLLALPGYRTDYNDRHYLPPDIPASEGFAAAERHFPEARLSPELLMLQSDHDLRNSADFLVIDRVAKAIFHTPGIGRVQTITRPLGSPIEHSSIPFLLGMQGTTQTLNQSYMQDRMRDMLKMGDDMNVSIATMTQMYDLLGQLNAVTHSMVGKMDVTLADIQNLRNHIADFDDFFRPIRNYFYWEPHCFDIPVCWSIRSVFDTLDGIDTMTDDFQLLVPDLHRLDLLTAQMRTLMPPMIDTMRSMRTMQLTMQSTQSGQQDQIAAMQENQSAMGKAFDEAKNDDSFYLPPEAFDNPDFKRGMKMFLSPDGKAVRFIISHEGDPMSPEGLKHIDPIKNAAFEAIKGTPLEGSKIYLAGTAASFKDMQDSADYDLMIAGLSAMCLIFIIMLIITRAVIAAAVIVGTVAVSLGTSFGLSVLIWQDLMGRPLHWMVMVMAIVILLAVGSDYNLLLVARLKEEVPAGIKTGIIRAMGGSGSVVTSAGLVFAVTMATMAFSELTVIAQVGTTIGMGLLVDTLVIRSFMTPSIAALLGRWFWWPQRVRPRPVPSPWPSPRTETTEPIAAQSQS; this comes from the coding sequence ATGACGATTCTCAACACGGACGAGAAGCCGCAGGCCGAGCCGGGGAAACGGCCGCATATCGCGCAGTGGGTCCGCTGGCTGGCGGTTCCGATCATCCTCGGCTGGCTCGCGCTGACCGTCGTCACCAATGTCGTGGTGCCGCAGATCGAGGTCGTCGGTCAGCAGCAGTCGGTGCCGATGACGGCGATGGATGCGCCGTCGTCGGTCGCGATGAGCACGATCGGTGCGACGTTCCAGGAGTTCAAGTCGAACACCTCGGTCATGATCGTGCTGGAAAGCGATCAGCCCCTGGGTGATTCGGCGCACCAGTACTACAACGAGATCGTCAAGAAGCTCGAGGCGGACAAGAAGCACGTCGAGCACATCCAGGACTTCTGGAGCGATCCGCTGACCGCCGCCGGATCACAGAGCGCCGACGGCAAGGCCGCTTACGTGCAGGCTTATCTGGCCGGCAACATGGGCGAGGGCCTGGCCAACGAGTCGGTCGAGGCCGTCAAGCAGATCGTCGAGAGCGTGCCCCCGCCGCCCGGGATCAAGGCCTACGTCGCGGGCTCCTCGGCGCTGATCAACGACACCCACATCGCGGGCGACCGAAGCCTGAAGATCATCACCGGTCTCACGTTCGGCGTCATCACCGTGATGCTGCTGTTCGTCTACCGGTCGATCGTCACGGTGCTGATCGCCTTGCTGATGGTGTTCCTCGAGCTGGCTGCGGCCCGCGGCGTGGTGGCCTTCCTCGGTTACCACCACCTGATCGGCTTGTCGACGTTCGCGGTGAACCTGCTGGTCATGGTCGCGATCGCGGCAGGCACCGACTACGTGATCTTCCTGTTCGGCCGCTATCAGGAGGCCCGGAGTAAGGGCGCCGACAAACAGGCGGCCTATTACGACATGTATCACGGCACCGGGCACGTGATCGTCGGGTCCGGCATGACGATCGCCGGCGCGCTGTTCTGTCTGCACTTCACCCGAAGCCCGATGTTCCAGTCGATGGGTGTACCGCTATTCGTCGGCATGGTGGTCGTGGTCGCCGCCGCGATGACGCTCGGACCCGCCGTCGTCACCGCGGCCAGCCGATTCGGTTTCCTGGAACCGAAAGCGGCGTCACGGGAACGCTTTTGGCGGCGGATCGGCACGGCCGTCGTGCGCTGGCCAGGACCGATCCTGGTCGCGACGACCTTCATCTGCCTCATCGGCCTGCTCGCGCTGCCCGGCTACCGCACCGACTACAACGACCGGCACTACCTGCCACCGGACATTCCGGCCAGCGAAGGGTTCGCCGCCGCCGAGCGGCACTTCCCGGAGGCTCGGCTGAGCCCCGAGCTGCTGATGCTGCAAAGCGACCACGACCTGCGCAACTCCGCCGACTTCCTGGTCATCGACCGAGTCGCCAAGGCCATCTTCCACACCCCGGGCATCGGTCGGGTTCAGACCATCACCCGGCCGCTGGGCAGCCCGATCGAGCACAGTTCGATCCCGTTCCTGCTGGGCATGCAGGGCACCACCCAGACACTGAACCAGTCCTATATGCAGGATCGGATGCGCGACATGCTGAAGATGGGCGACGACATGAACGTCTCCATCGCCACGATGACGCAGATGTACGACCTGCTCGGGCAGCTCAACGCGGTCACTCACAGCATGGTCGGCAAGATGGACGTGACGCTGGCCGACATCCAGAATCTGCGCAACCACATCGCCGACTTCGACGACTTCTTCCGGCCGATCCGCAACTACTTCTACTGGGAACCGCACTGCTTCGACATCCCGGTGTGCTGGTCGATCCGGTCGGTGTTCGACACCCTCGACGGCATCGACACGATGACCGACGACTTCCAGCTCCTGGTGCCGGATCTGCACAGGCTGGATCTGCTGACCGCTCAGATGCGTACGCTGATGCCGCCGATGATCGACACGATGCGGTCGATGCGGACGATGCAGCTGACGATGCAGAGCACGCAGTCGGGTCAGCAGGACCAGATCGCGGCCATGCAGGAAAACCAGAGCGCAATGGGCAAGGCCTTCGACGAGGCCAAGAACGACGACTCCTTCTACCTGCCGCCGGAGGCGTTCGACAATCCGGACTTCAAGCGCGGCATGAAGATGTTCTTGTCACCGGACGGAAAAGCGGTGCGGTTCATCATCTCTCACGAGGGTGATCCGATGTCGCCGGAGGGTCTCAAGCACATCGACCCGATCAAGAACGCGGCATTCGAGGCGATCAAGGGCACCCCGCTGGAGGGCTCCAAGATCTATCTCGCCGGCACGGCGGCGAGCTTCAAGGATATGCAGGACAGCGCCGACTACGACCTGATGATCGCCGGGTTGTCGGCGATGTGCCTGATCTTCATCATCATGCTGATCATCACCAGGGCGGTGATCGCCGCTGCGGTCATCGTCGGGACGGTGGCGGTGTCACTGGGCACGTCGTTCGGCTTGTCGGTGCTGATCTGGCAGGACCTGATGGGTCGGCCGCTGCACTGGATGGTCATGGTGATGGCGATCGTCATCCTGCTCGCGGTCGGTTCGGACTACAACCTGCTGCTGGTGGCGCGCCTCAAGGAGGAGGTCCCGGCCGGGATCAAGACCGGCATCATCCGGGCGATGGGCGGCAGCGGTTCGGTGGTCACCTCCGCGGGCCTGGTGTTCGCGGTGACGATGGCGACGATGGCGTTCAGCGAGCTGACGGTCATCGCGCAGGTCGGCACGACCATCGGTATGGGTCTGCTGGTCGACACGTTGGTGATTCGCTCGTTCATGACGCCGTCGATCGCCGCGCTGCTGGGCCGGTGGTTCTGGTGGCCGCAGCGGGTGCGTCCGCGTCCGGTGCCGAGCCCCTGGCCATCGCCAAGGACCGAGACCACCGAGCCGATCGCGGCCCAATCTCAGTCCTAG
- a CDS encoding thiolase family protein, whose translation MAGCSGRDAVIVGAVRTPVGKGKPGGALHSVLPADLLAHSLSELVARTGVDPAEVDDVIAGAVTQVGDQAVNIARNALLGAGFPESVPGTTVDRQCGSSQQAISFAAQGVIAGAYDVVIAGGVESMSRVPMGSSVLPGSDPFGTRFAERYSEGLVPQGISAELIAARWGLSRTELDEFSAASHEKAARATKDGLFDNELAPIAGLQYDEIIRPGTTVDTLAGLKPAFYNEAYAARFPQIKWEITPGNSSPLSDGSAAVLITTSDVARRHGWKPLARIHTTTVVGSDPLYMLTGVIPATEKVLRKAGLTLADIDLFEVNEAFAPVVLSWARDTGADLAKTNVNGGAIAIGHPLGASGARIMTTLVNALEQRGARYGLQTMCEGGGMANATIIERL comes from the coding sequence ATGGCCGGTTGCTCAGGACGGGATGCCGTCATCGTCGGGGCGGTCCGCACCCCCGTCGGTAAGGGCAAGCCCGGTGGCGCGCTGCACTCGGTGCTGCCTGCCGATCTGCTGGCGCACAGCCTCTCGGAGCTGGTCGCGCGGACCGGTGTCGACCCGGCCGAGGTCGATGACGTCATCGCCGGCGCGGTCACGCAGGTCGGCGACCAGGCCGTCAACATCGCCCGCAACGCGCTGCTGGGCGCGGGCTTCCCGGAGTCGGTACCGGGCACGACCGTCGACCGCCAGTGCGGCTCGAGTCAGCAGGCGATCTCGTTCGCCGCTCAGGGCGTCATCGCCGGCGCGTACGACGTGGTGATCGCCGGCGGTGTGGAGTCGATGAGCCGGGTGCCGATGGGCTCGTCGGTGCTGCCGGGCAGTGATCCGTTCGGAACGCGCTTCGCCGAGCGCTACTCCGAAGGTCTGGTGCCGCAGGGCATCAGCGCGGAGTTGATCGCCGCACGCTGGGGACTCTCGCGTACCGAACTCGACGAGTTCTCCGCCGCCAGCCATGAGAAGGCCGCCCGCGCCACCAAGGACGGGTTGTTCGACAACGAGCTAGCGCCGATCGCGGGTCTGCAGTACGACGAGATCATCCGTCCGGGCACCACGGTCGACACCCTCGCCGGGCTCAAGCCGGCGTTTTACAACGAGGCCTACGCGGCGCGCTTCCCGCAGATCAAGTGGGAGATCACGCCGGGAAACTCCTCGCCGCTGTCCGACGGCAGTGCGGCGGTGCTGATCACCACGTCGGACGTCGCGCGCCGGCACGGCTGGAAGCCGCTGGCCCGCATTCACACCACGACCGTCGTGGGCTCCGATCCGCTCTACATGCTGACCGGTGTCATCCCTGCGACCGAGAAGGTGCTGAGGAAAGCTGGACTTACCCTCGCTGACATCGACCTGTTCGAGGTGAACGAGGCGTTCGCGCCGGTCGTGCTGAGCTGGGCCCGCGACACCGGAGCGGACCTCGCCAAGACGAACGTCAACGGCGGCGCGATCGCGATCGGTCACCCGTTGGGTGCCAGCGGTGCGCGCATCATGACCACGCTGGTCAACGCTCTGGAGCAGCGAGGCGCGCGGTACGGGCTGCAGACGATGTGTGAGGGCGGCGGCATGGCCAACGCCACGATCATCGAGCGGCTGTAG